A region of Kribbella sp. NBC_01245 DNA encodes the following proteins:
- a CDS encoding LysR family transcriptional regulator translates to MASYDPEQLRTFLAVAQSLSFTQAAERLGIRQPTVSQHIRKLEQAVGRPLFVRDTRTVTLTADGDAMAGFARTILAAHEQAVGYFTGSELRGRLRFGVTDDLALTPLPRILRDFRQLYPRIDLELTVAQSPNLLRRVESGHLDLAYLKQNVGTTYEPNGRLVRRDPLVWAGIEGTRIGPEDRVPLVAYQAPSLSRSLGVQTLEQAGRACRITCIVKGVNGVLAAVRAGLGIAIFARSLMPPDLVEPPPSAGLPELPPVELVLITNPRVAKEPAEALTSAILGTAVKPLEPVTG, encoded by the coding sequence ATGGCCAGCTACGACCCGGAACAGTTGCGCACGTTTCTCGCGGTCGCGCAGTCGCTCAGTTTCACCCAGGCCGCGGAGCGCCTCGGCATCCGTCAGCCGACGGTCAGCCAGCACATTCGCAAGCTCGAGCAGGCGGTCGGGCGGCCGTTGTTCGTCCGCGACACGCGGACCGTGACGCTGACGGCCGACGGTGACGCGATGGCCGGTTTCGCCCGGACGATCCTCGCGGCGCACGAGCAGGCCGTCGGCTACTTCACCGGCTCGGAGTTGCGCGGGCGGCTGCGGTTCGGCGTGACCGACGATCTCGCGCTGACGCCGTTGCCGCGCATCCTGCGGGACTTTCGCCAGCTCTATCCGCGGATCGACCTCGAGCTGACCGTTGCCCAGAGCCCGAATCTGCTTCGCCGGGTCGAGTCCGGCCATCTGGATCTCGCGTATCTCAAGCAGAACGTCGGCACGACGTACGAGCCGAACGGCCGGCTGGTCCGGCGCGATCCGCTGGTATGGGCGGGGATCGAGGGGACCCGGATCGGCCCGGAGGATCGGGTGCCGCTGGTGGCGTACCAGGCGCCGAGCCTGAGCCGATCGCTCGGCGTGCAGACGTTGGAGCAGGCCGGCCGGGCGTGCCGCATCACCTGCATCGTCAAAGGCGTGAACGGCGTGCTCGCCGCAGTGCGAGCCGGTCTCGGCATCGCGATCTTCGCCCGCAGCCTGATGCCGCCCGACCTGGTCGAACCACCACCGAGCGCGGGCCTGCCCGAGCTGCCGCCGGTCGAGCTCGTCCTGATCACGAACCCGCGGGTCGCGAAGGAGCCGGCCGAGGCGCTGACCTCCGCCATCCTCGGCACCGCCGTCAAACCCTTGGAGCCGGTTACGGGATAA
- a CDS encoding type III polyketide synthase, which produces MTRIAAVHGALPPNRYPQHELTDAFATLCLPDGASHGVLKRVHANAGVSFRHLAIPLDQYKALKDFGEANDAWIAAAVDLGSEAVAGALEAAGLTVADVDLLMFTTVTGVAAPSIDARIAGRLGLREDLRRLPLFGLGCVGGAAGIARVHDYLKAWPDHVAVLLSVELCSLTLQRDDASMPNMVASALFGDGATAVVMTGSDHPAAAGPSVVATRSRLYPDSQRVMGWDIGSGGFRVVLGADVPDVVRQYLGDDVRGFLADHDLTVPDVTAWVSHPGGPKVLDAVQAALELPPGALDLTWQSLDAVGNLSSSSVLQVLGATMAAKPLEGTPGVLLAMGPGFCSELVLLEW; this is translated from the coding sequence ATGACGCGCATTGCCGCGGTGCACGGCGCGCTGCCGCCGAATCGCTATCCGCAGCATGAGCTCACCGATGCCTTCGCCACGCTTTGCCTGCCCGACGGCGCCAGTCACGGCGTGCTCAAACGCGTGCACGCGAACGCCGGCGTCTCCTTTCGCCATCTGGCCATTCCGCTCGACCAGTACAAGGCGCTGAAGGACTTCGGCGAGGCGAACGACGCGTGGATCGCGGCCGCCGTCGACCTCGGTTCGGAGGCGGTCGCGGGTGCGCTGGAGGCGGCCGGGCTGACCGTTGCGGACGTGGATCTGCTGATGTTCACCACCGTCACCGGGGTTGCCGCGCCATCGATCGACGCGCGGATCGCGGGCCGGCTCGGGCTGCGCGAGGACCTTCGCCGGTTACCGCTGTTCGGTCTCGGTTGCGTCGGCGGCGCGGCCGGGATCGCGCGGGTGCACGACTACCTCAAGGCCTGGCCGGACCACGTCGCCGTACTGCTTTCGGTCGAGTTGTGCTCGCTCACGCTGCAACGCGATGACGCCTCGATGCCGAACATGGTCGCCAGCGCGTTGTTCGGCGACGGCGCGACCGCGGTGGTGATGACCGGGTCGGACCATCCCGCGGCGGCTGGGCCGTCCGTGGTCGCGACGCGCAGCCGGCTCTACCCCGACAGCCAGCGGGTGATGGGCTGGGACATCGGGTCCGGCGGATTCCGGGTAGTGCTCGGTGCGGATGTGCCTGATGTCGTCCGGCAATACCTCGGCGATGATGTCCGCGGGTTCCTGGCGGACCACGACCTGACCGTGCCCGACGTCACCGCGTGGGTCAGTCATCCGGGTGGTCCGAAAGTGCTGGACGCCGTCCAGGCGGCGCTCGAGTTGCCGCCCGGCGCGCTCGACCTGACCTGGCAGTCACTCGATGCCGTCGGCAACCTTTCGTCCTCGTCGGTATTGCAGGTGCTCGGCGCGACCATGGCTGCCAAGCCGCTCGAAGGCACGCCGGGTGTGCTGCTGGCGATGGGCCCAGGTTTCTGTTCCGAACTCGTTCTGCTGGAGTGGTGA
- a CDS encoding UbiA family prenyltransferase → MAATSDVKRAIPRALAGLARACHPGPTIAVTTLVTVVAASAGRDPLGCVYVGAAVLTGQLSIGWSNDAIDAERDQAVARADKPIASGLISRRAVWTAAVIALVACVPLSLASGWLAGTAHLVGVIAGWAYNLRLKSSVVSWLPYAVAFGLLPSFVTLGTPPDHAWAPWWAMTATALLGIGAHLANVVPDLADDLATGIRGWPQRLGGAARLVAPIPLAVATVLLVVAPAGAIGLAGWITLGVVAVLLVVIASWRRAPFLLTIAVAAVDIVLLVLRGDALIP, encoded by the coding sequence GTGGCGGCGACAAGCGACGTGAAGCGTGCCATTCCGCGCGCCCTGGCCGGCCTCGCCCGGGCGTGTCACCCGGGTCCGACCATCGCCGTGACCACTTTGGTGACAGTTGTCGCCGCCTCGGCCGGGCGCGATCCGCTCGGCTGTGTGTACGTCGGGGCCGCCGTGCTGACCGGCCAGTTGTCGATCGGCTGGAGCAACGACGCGATCGACGCGGAGCGGGATCAAGCGGTCGCCCGTGCCGACAAGCCGATCGCGTCGGGCCTCATCAGTCGTCGGGCCGTATGGACCGCCGCGGTGATCGCGTTAGTCGCCTGCGTACCGCTTTCGCTGGCGAGCGGATGGCTTGCGGGTACGGCGCACCTGGTCGGCGTCATCGCGGGCTGGGCGTACAACTTGCGGCTCAAGTCGTCGGTCGTCTCGTGGCTCCCGTACGCCGTGGCGTTCGGCCTGCTGCCGTCATTCGTCACCCTCGGCACTCCCCCGGATCACGCGTGGGCGCCTTGGTGGGCGATGACCGCGACCGCCTTGCTCGGCATCGGCGCCCACCTCGCGAACGTCGTACCCGATCTTGCCGACGACCTCGCCACCGGAATCCGGGGCTGGCCGCAACGACTCGGTGGCGCGGCGCGGTTGGTGGCGCCGATCCCGCTGGCTGTTGCGACCGTGTTGTTGGTCGTGGCGCCCGCGGGCGCGATTGGGTTGGCGGGGTGGATCACGCTTGGCGTGGTCGCCGTACTGCTGGTGGTCATCGCGAGTTGGCGGCGGGCGCCGTTCCTGCTGACGATCGCGGTGGCGGCGGTCGATATCGTGCTGCTGGTGCTTCGGGGCGACGCTCTTATCCCGTAA
- a CDS encoding lysyl oxidase family protein, which yields MAAGLAAVLAGGTAVASAVPSADNTARGTTFAAAAEPQLKLVTASKSVILDRYDDGVYVDLGTHMVAGAKPFELRVKRKSFKDPVVVEQIVDGKVKALPAGLTNNYSGLPGFSRLTITDAKGKKLVDRSQAFCPNNYESARTRPDAPDKSPYPKDCSQNGFTVSSVWGIQSGWTAPTGETGTQIKLWMGKYTAKVEIAPKYRALFGIPANQASTTINVTVRKAPESGHDRVGQRVAAEDKARKAAEPQPKPNAKAPTGKDSVPAGPKPDLVALPAWGARISKGDEGTPTANNDFLQFAATVYNGGPSTLVLDGYRRQGQDLMDAYQYFYNEKGQQVGHAKTGTMEWDARDGHTHWHFTDFASYRLLKANQTEIVRSQKEAFCLAATDQIDQLAKNANWHPMNTDLHTACGSYSSLAVREVLDVGAGDTYDQTRPGQSFDITNLPNGTYFIQVLANPEKRLYESNTTNNMALRKVILGGVKGARTVQVPAHDLVNWNG from the coding sequence GTGGCGGCCGGTCTCGCCGCAGTACTCGCCGGGGGAACCGCCGTCGCATCGGCCGTGCCATCGGCTGACAACACCGCCCGTGGCACCACTTTCGCGGCCGCCGCCGAGCCGCAGTTGAAGCTCGTCACCGCGTCGAAGTCGGTCATTCTCGACCGCTACGACGATGGCGTGTACGTCGATCTCGGCACGCATATGGTCGCCGGAGCGAAGCCGTTCGAGCTTCGCGTCAAGCGCAAGTCGTTCAAGGACCCGGTCGTCGTCGAGCAGATCGTCGACGGCAAGGTGAAAGCGCTGCCTGCCGGACTTACCAACAACTACAGCGGTTTGCCGGGCTTCAGCCGGCTGACGATTACCGATGCCAAGGGCAAGAAACTCGTCGATCGCTCGCAGGCCTTCTGTCCGAACAACTACGAATCGGCCCGGACCCGTCCGGACGCGCCGGACAAGTCGCCGTACCCCAAGGACTGCTCGCAGAACGGGTTCACCGTCAGCAGCGTGTGGGGCATCCAGTCCGGCTGGACCGCGCCGACCGGGGAGACCGGCACGCAGATCAAGCTCTGGATGGGCAAGTACACCGCGAAGGTCGAGATCGCGCCCAAGTACCGCGCGCTCTTCGGCATCCCGGCGAACCAGGCCAGCACGACGATCAACGTGACCGTGCGCAAGGCGCCCGAAAGCGGTCACGACCGGGTCGGTCAGCGGGTCGCCGCCGAGGACAAGGCGCGCAAGGCGGCCGAGCCGCAGCCCAAGCCGAACGCGAAAGCCCCGACCGGTAAGGACAGCGTGCCCGCCGGCCCCAAGCCGGACCTCGTCGCGCTGCCCGCCTGGGGCGCGCGTATCTCCAAGGGGGACGAGGGAACGCCCACCGCGAATAACGACTTCCTGCAGTTCGCGGCGACCGTCTACAACGGTGGACCGTCGACCCTCGTGCTGGACGGTTACCGCCGCCAGGGCCAGGACCTGATGGACGCCTACCAGTACTTCTACAACGAGAAGGGCCAGCAGGTCGGTCACGCCAAGACCGGCACGATGGAGTGGGACGCGCGCGACGGTCACACCCACTGGCACTTCACCGACTTCGCCAGCTACCGGCTGCTCAAGGCCAACCAGACCGAGATCGTGCGCAGCCAGAAAGAGGCGTTCTGCCTGGCCGCGACCGACCAGATCGACCAGCTCGCGAAGAACGCCAACTGGCACCCGATGAACACCGACCTGCACACCGCCTGCGGCAGCTACAGCTCGCTCGCGGTGCGTGAGGTGCTGGACGTGGGTGCTGGGGACACCTACGACCAGACCCGTCCGGGCCAGTCGTTCGACATCACCAACCTGCCGAACGGCACCTACTTCATCCAGGTGCTCGCCAACCCGGAGAAGCGGCTCTACGAGTCCAACACCACCAACAACATGGCCTTGCGCAAGGTCATCCTGGGCGGCGTCAAGGGCGCCCGGACCGTTCAGGTGCCGGCGCACGACCTGGTCAACTGGAACGGCTGA
- a CDS encoding isoprenylcysteine carboxyl methyltransferase family protein: protein METSLLLYGVLVVLVGFERVAELVVSLRNAKWSFAQGGVESGQGHYPFMVVLHTGLLAGCLVEAILADRPFIPALGWIMLAVVVASQALRWWCITTLGHQWNTRVIVVPGLQLVAKGPYQWMRHPNYVAVVLEGAALPLVHTSWITAVVFTVLNIPLLAVRIRTEEAALTLAAAR from the coding sequence ATGGAGACCTCCCTGCTGCTGTACGGCGTACTCGTGGTGCTGGTCGGTTTCGAGCGTGTCGCGGAGCTGGTGGTTTCGCTGCGCAACGCGAAATGGAGCTTCGCCCAGGGCGGCGTGGAGTCCGGCCAGGGGCACTACCCGTTCATGGTGGTGCTGCATACCGGGTTGCTCGCTGGGTGTCTGGTCGAGGCGATCCTGGCGGACCGTCCGTTCATCCCGGCGCTCGGCTGGATCATGCTCGCGGTCGTGGTGGCGTCGCAGGCCCTGCGTTGGTGGTGCATCACGACCCTCGGGCATCAGTGGAACACGCGCGTCATCGTCGTACCGGGGCTGCAGTTGGTTGCCAAGGGCCCCTATCAGTGGATGCGCCATCCGAACTATGTGGCGGTCGTTTTGGAAGGCGCCGCGCTTCCGCTCGTGCACACGTCCTGGATCACCGCCGTGGTCTTCACCGTGCTGAACATCCCGCTGCTCGCGGTCCGGATCCGTACCGAGGAAGCCGCGCTGACCCTCGCGGCGGCTAGATGA
- a CDS encoding fibronectin type III domain-containing protein, protein MPHKSPRSGPGRRRLRLGLTTAIAAALVPAVLTSAGLTAAASVVPAASAQVPQAVTAPAVDPATAATAATAAATVAAETGPAAAKPYMGWSSWSLQSTNYPGVNPDGPGSFITEKNILAQAQAMATKLKPFGYEYINIDAGWQLGGDQWGRPVANTKRFPRGMKAVGEDIHALGLKFGIYTVVGLGKDVYNEGNMPVYGTTDCFSRDLVYPDLRTTNGWDMSYKINYASPCAQKYVDSIVNTFADWKVDYIKMDGVGPGSFRGGENYDNREDVEAWYRSVQASGREMLYTLSWSMSHKYVDDWKANSNGWRIDTDVECYCDTIVRWDASVKQRWWDVVQWIDDTGPGAWNNLDAVVVGNAEMDGLTEAERQSHMTFWAIQAAPLFSGDDLTKLDAYGLKLLTNREVIAINQAGRPARPVSQSSLQQTWYTKNADGSTTVALFNLGDSPASVTGRFDEVGITGSARVRDVWAGQNLGSTTGQVSATLPAHGSKLFRITPNNLGALGKPSGVHATDVSRTTTSLAWDATAGATSYRVYAGGRELARVSTPKATVTGLTPATAYKFEVKAYSAARSSAASAPVELTTSKNGGPVKYEAEADTNPCTGNASVSGCGACSGGNKVGNIGGDGTFTLTGLNVPVAGTYLLKIAYTDGDSSRQGILTVNDTTPYWVNFHGTGDNDWGTPQVTVQPVQLKAGANTIKVSNPGGYMADIDYVIL, encoded by the coding sequence ATGCCCCACAAATCCCCACGTTCCGGACCGGGCCGCCGCAGGCTTCGGCTCGGCCTGACCACCGCCATCGCGGCCGCCCTGGTGCCGGCCGTGCTGACCTCGGCCGGGCTGACGGCCGCAGCGAGTGTCGTTCCTGCCGCATCGGCTCAGGTGCCGCAGGCCGTCACCGCTCCGGCCGTCGACCCCGCCACCGCGGCCACTGCCGCCACCGCCGCCGCCACCGTTGCCGCCGAGACCGGCCCGGCAGCGGCCAAGCCGTACATGGGCTGGAGCAGTTGGAGTCTGCAGTCCACCAACTACCCGGGGGTGAACCCCGACGGTCCGGGCAGCTTCATCACCGAGAAGAACATCCTGGCCCAGGCGCAGGCGATGGCCACCAAGCTCAAGCCGTTCGGCTACGAGTACATCAACATCGACGCGGGCTGGCAGCTCGGCGGCGACCAGTGGGGCCGCCCGGTCGCCAATACCAAGCGCTTCCCGCGCGGTATGAAGGCCGTCGGCGAGGACATCCACGCACTCGGGCTCAAGTTCGGCATCTACACGGTCGTTGGTCTCGGCAAGGACGTCTACAACGAGGGCAACATGCCGGTCTACGGCACCACGGACTGCTTCAGCCGCGACCTCGTGTACCCGGATCTGCGCACCACCAACGGCTGGGACATGTCGTACAAGATCAACTACGCGAGCCCGTGCGCGCAGAAGTACGTGGACTCGATCGTGAACACCTTCGCCGACTGGAAAGTCGACTACATCAAGATGGACGGTGTCGGCCCGGGCTCGTTCCGCGGCGGCGAGAACTACGACAACCGCGAGGACGTCGAGGCCTGGTACCGCTCGGTGCAGGCGTCTGGCCGCGAGATGCTCTACACGCTCTCCTGGTCGATGAGCCACAAGTACGTCGATGACTGGAAGGCCAACTCCAACGGCTGGCGCATCGACACCGACGTGGAGTGCTATTGCGACACCATCGTGCGCTGGGACGCGTCGGTGAAGCAGCGCTGGTGGGACGTCGTGCAGTGGATCGACGACACCGGGCCTGGTGCCTGGAACAACCTCGACGCGGTCGTCGTCGGCAACGCCGAGATGGACGGTCTGACCGAAGCGGAACGCCAAAGCCACATGACGTTCTGGGCGATCCAGGCGGCGCCGCTGTTCTCCGGTGACGATCTGACCAAGCTCGACGCGTACGGCCTGAAGCTGCTGACCAACCGCGAGGTGATCGCGATCAACCAGGCCGGCCGGCCCGCGCGTCCGGTCAGCCAGTCCTCGCTGCAGCAGACCTGGTACACCAAGAACGCCGACGGCAGCACCACGGTCGCCCTGTTCAACCTCGGCGACTCCCCCGCCAGTGTCACCGGTCGATTCGACGAGGTCGGCATCACCGGTTCGGCGCGAGTGCGCGACGTGTGGGCCGGGCAGAACCTCGGCTCGACCACCGGTCAGGTCAGCGCGACTCTTCCTGCGCACGGCTCGAAGCTGTTCCGGATCACGCCGAACAACCTCGGCGCCCTGGGCAAGCCGTCCGGCGTACACGCGACTGACGTCAGCCGCACCACCACCTCGCTCGCCTGGGACGCTACGGCCGGCGCTACGTCGTACCGGGTGTACGCCGGTGGGCGCGAGCTTGCCCGCGTCTCCACGCCGAAGGCGACCGTGACGGGTCTGACGCCTGCTACGGCGTACAAGTTCGAGGTGAAGGCGTACAGCGCGGCGCGTTCGTCGGCGGCTAGTGCGCCGGTCGAGCTGACTACGTCGAAGAACGGCGGGCCGGTCAAGTACGAGGCTGAGGCCGACACCAATCCCTGTACGGGCAATGCCAGTGTCTCGGGGTGTGGTGCCTGCTCTGGCGGTAACAAGGTCGGCAACATCGGCGGCGACGGCACGTTCACATTGACGGGTCTAAACGTGCCGGTGGCCGGGACGTACTTGCTGAAGATCGCTTATACGGATGGCGATTCCAGCCGGCAGGGCATCCTCACGGTGAACGACACGACGCCGTACTGGGTGAACTTCCACGGCACTGGCGACAACGACTGGGGCACGCCTCAGG
- a CDS encoding NAD(P)/FAD-dependent oxidoreductase, which yields MIDLLVAGAGPAGAATAIRAALAGLQVVVVEPRRGPIDKACGEGIAHSAVRDLAGLGVEPAGRPFLGIRYLDSFGHEVDALFRDGPGLGVRRTVLQTALSDRLRELEIPVIPGRVEELGQFKDRVEAAGIKARYLAAADGLHSPIRRRLGLEAARAGSARHGLRRHFPIEPWTDLVEVYWSPIGEAYVTPVADDLVGVAILTTERRPYDELLRAFPALRVRLSGSLRTAGPVLGAGPLRQRVRRRVSGRVLLVGDAAGYVDALTGEGIAVALRTSAELVRCVRADRPLAYELAWRRASWECRLLTGTLLWARNRPFLAPRIVPLATRLPTTFTNIVNRLT from the coding sequence ATGATCGACCTACTCGTCGCGGGCGCCGGTCCGGCCGGAGCGGCCACGGCCATCAGGGCGGCACTCGCCGGACTCCAAGTGGTCGTGGTCGAGCCGCGTCGTGGCCCGATCGACAAGGCCTGCGGCGAAGGTATCGCGCACAGCGCCGTGCGGGATCTCGCCGGCCTCGGGGTCGAACCGGCCGGGCGCCCGTTCCTCGGCATCCGCTATCTCGACTCCTTCGGGCACGAGGTGGACGCGCTCTTCCGCGACGGACCCGGCCTGGGCGTACGTCGTACCGTGCTGCAAACCGCGCTCAGCGATCGCCTGAGGGAGCTGGAGATTCCGGTCATTCCCGGCCGGGTCGAGGAGCTCGGCCAGTTCAAGGATCGCGTCGAGGCGGCCGGGATCAAGGCGCGCTACCTCGCGGCGGCCGACGGGTTGCACTCGCCGATCCGCCGCCGGCTCGGTCTGGAGGCGGCGCGCGCGGGATCGGCGCGGCACGGGCTGCGGCGGCATTTCCCGATCGAGCCGTGGACGGATCTGGTCGAGGTTTACTGGTCACCGATCGGCGAGGCGTACGTGACGCCGGTGGCGGATGACCTCGTCGGGGTGGCGATACTGACCACGGAGCGGAGGCCGTACGACGAACTCCTGCGGGCCTTTCCGGCCTTGCGGGTAAGGCTTTCCGGGTCCTTGCGGACGGCCGGGCCGGTGCTGGGTGCGGGGCCATTGCGGCAACGCGTGCGGCGTCGGGTGTCGGGCCGGGTGCTGCTGGTGGGGGACGCCGCGGGGTATGTGGACGCGTTGACGGGGGAGGGGATCGCTGTCGCCTTGCGTACGTCGGCTGAGCTGGTTCGCTGCGTGCGGGCGGATCGCCCGTTGGCCTACGAACTCGCCTGGCGCCGCGCGTCGTGGGAGTGCCGCCTCCTCACCGGAACGCTGCTCTGGGCCCGCAACCGCCCGTTCCTGGCCCCGCGGATCGTCCCGTTGGCCACCCGCCTCCCCACCACCTTCACCAACATCGTCAACCGCCTGACCTGA
- a CDS encoding MFS transporter, translating to MTTRATGTVQPTDDHTHPRTTTGQRPGWRETFTSLRIRNFRLFLIGLFVSSAGGWVQRIAQDWLVLTLTGSATAVGITTALQFLPTLFLGLFGGLIADRFPKRLVLLVTQSSMGLLAAALAVLALTGNVEVWHVYLLALGLGIATAVDNPSRQAFVNEMVGRENVRNAISMVSSTFQLGALIGPAIGGAMIGVVGTGWAFGVNAATYLGSITALLLIRDGELRARAPRRTGVSVRLRDGLSFVASEPAVLWPVVLVGIFGFFTMSLPVTLAAFADSVFRSGAEGYGLLNSVVALGALAGALISARRRHAPRLRNLVTVAAALTVTDVPAAFAPSQWAFLPLLVALGLATLIFLNVAQSMVQLTTPDAMRGRVMGVYMLVFIGGGALGGPAVGWVAEHAGPRISLLLAGLIPAAATLVIAIKLARSGRLRLVLRPVATRSPWRQPPVRLSIEPTPIRLTRDECHGVEAEPGVGVRCPVPGEDRHRGVRPGVEVHRHRPVRRRRAEPRLGVRR from the coding sequence TTGACCACCCGGGCCACCGGAACCGTCCAGCCAACCGACGACCACACTCATCCCCGTACGACCACCGGGCAACGACCCGGTTGGCGCGAAACCTTCACTTCCCTGCGAATCCGCAATTTCCGGCTCTTCCTCATCGGCCTGTTCGTCAGTTCGGCCGGCGGCTGGGTGCAACGCATCGCCCAGGACTGGCTGGTGCTCACCCTCACCGGCAGCGCCACGGCCGTCGGTATCACCACCGCCCTGCAGTTCCTGCCGACGTTGTTCCTCGGCCTGTTCGGCGGTTTGATCGCGGACCGATTCCCCAAGCGCCTGGTGCTGCTCGTCACCCAGAGCTCGATGGGATTGCTCGCCGCCGCGCTCGCCGTACTGGCGCTCACCGGCAACGTGGAGGTCTGGCACGTCTACCTGCTGGCGCTCGGCCTCGGCATCGCGACCGCGGTGGACAACCCGAGCCGGCAGGCGTTCGTCAACGAGATGGTCGGCCGGGAGAACGTCCGCAACGCGATCAGCATGGTCTCGTCGACATTCCAGCTCGGCGCCCTGATCGGCCCGGCCATCGGTGGCGCGATGATCGGGGTGGTCGGCACCGGCTGGGCGTTCGGGGTCAACGCCGCCACGTATCTCGGCTCGATCACCGCCCTCTTGCTGATCCGGGACGGCGAGCTGCGCGCACGAGCCCCACGTCGTACGGGCGTCTCGGTGCGCTTGCGCGACGGCCTCAGCTTTGTCGCCAGCGAACCGGCCGTGCTCTGGCCCGTCGTACTCGTCGGGATCTTCGGCTTCTTCACGATGAGCCTGCCGGTGACGCTGGCCGCCTTCGCGGATTCGGTCTTCCGCTCGGGTGCCGAGGGCTACGGTCTGCTCAACTCGGTCGTTGCCTTGGGCGCACTCGCGGGCGCGTTGATCTCGGCCCGGCGGCGGCACGCGCCACGACTGCGCAATCTCGTCACGGTCGCAGCAGCCTTGACCGTCACCGACGTGCCCGCCGCGTTCGCGCCGTCACAGTGGGCGTTCCTGCCGCTGTTGGTGGCGCTCGGCCTGGCGACGCTGATCTTCCTGAACGTCGCGCAGTCGATGGTCCAGCTCACCACTCCCGACGCGATGCGCGGCCGCGTGATGGGCGTCTACATGCTCGTGTTCATCGGTGGCGGCGCGCTCGGTGGACCTGCTGTCGGCTGGGTGGCCGAACATGCCGGACCGCGGATCAGCCTGTTGCTGGCCGGCCTCATCCCGGCCGCCGCGACGCTGGTCATCGCGATCAAACTCGCGCGCTCGGGCCGCCTCCGCCTGGTCCTCCGCCCGGTCGCCACCCGCTCGCCCTGGCGTCAGCCGCCGGTGAGGCTATCCATCGAGCCGACACCGATCCGGCTAACGCGGGACGAGTGTCACGGTGTCGAGGCGGAGCCAGGAGTCGGCGTTCGGTGCCCAGTACCCGGCGAAGACCGTCATCGTGGTGTTCGCCCCGGAGTTGAAGTCCACCGTCACCGGCCCGTACGACGCCGCCGCGCCGAACCGCGTCTCGGCGTACGTCGCTGA
- a CDS encoding endonuclease/exonuclease/phosphatase family protein — translation MKLRTGLVFSACLALTLTGLLAAPQAQARDMAEAAPDVRVASYNVKGWHLTVGGFDGRVRMRESLNRIEAKGIGIVGLQEFESPQAEVVRNDGTWDLYRADANSEYAGGNYGGNAIMWKDHAWDLMSSFQLHAKVGNRRELHMPIVVLKNTANGERVAVMNVHNPSGADAADWRAALRQLEREKIRELKANHDHVLLLGDFNENEAAACFFTTNEVMKAATGYKANANGSCPVSGYPGVDWIFGAGQIGFAGWEVDRTFEERNWSDHPLVSAFYTYN, via the coding sequence ATGAAGCTTCGAACTGGCCTGGTGTTCTCCGCCTGTTTGGCGTTGACCTTGACCGGGTTGCTGGCGGCGCCCCAGGCCCAGGCGCGGGATATGGCTGAGGCGGCGCCGGACGTACGGGTCGCCAGTTACAACGTGAAGGGGTGGCATCTGACCGTTGGCGGGTTCGACGGTCGCGTGCGGATGCGCGAGTCGCTGAACCGGATCGAGGCGAAGGGGATCGGAATCGTCGGCTTGCAGGAGTTCGAGTCGCCGCAGGCCGAGGTGGTCCGGAATGACGGCACCTGGGATCTATACCGGGCTGACGCCAACAGCGAATACGCCGGCGGCAACTACGGCGGCAACGCGATCATGTGGAAGGACCACGCGTGGGACCTGATGTCGTCCTTCCAGTTGCATGCCAAGGTCGGTAATCGCCGCGAGCTGCACATGCCGATCGTGGTGCTGAAGAACACCGCGAACGGCGAGCGCGTGGCCGTGATGAATGTGCACAACCCGAGTGGCGCGGATGCCGCCGACTGGCGTGCCGCGCTTCGGCAGCTCGAGCGGGAGAAGATCCGCGAGCTGAAGGCCAACCACGACCACGTGCTGCTGCTCGGCGACTTCAACGAGAACGAGGCGGCCGCCTGCTTCTTCACCACCAACGAGGTGATGAAGGCCGCGACGGGCTACAAGGCGAACGCGAACGGCTCCTGCCCGGTGTCCGGCTACCCGGGCGTCGACTGGATCTTCGGTGCCGGTCAGATCGGTTTTGCCGGTTGGGAGGTCGATCGAACCTTCGAAGAGCGCAACTGGTCCGACCACCCGTTGGTGTCGGCGTTCTACACGTACAACTAG